The Rhododendron vialii isolate Sample 1 chromosome 6a, ASM3025357v1 genome includes a window with the following:
- the LOC131330085 gene encoding uncharacterized protein LOC131330085 gives MTIDDSFKKPGAIPFKWEIRPGVPKLHHQSPSPQQSPSFNLRRSLLEHHQQQKQQSINHHRSCPTTPIKLSPPPSGFHFRHPPLEPRSRSTPRSRPDRSIFAPPDNVGSGSCFPSPLVLIRRKGDKKRSRRPKPETDFEPDYTSDLETLSRWSGSTRKSVSLFRDSPSSSFSSHRSSPRPVSDDEWAWLGLF, from the coding sequence atgactatAGATGATTCTTTCAAGAAACCAGGGGCCATCCCATTTAAGTGGGAGATCCGACCCGGTGTCCCCAAGCTCCATCACCAATCCCCATCACCACAACAATCACCCTCGTTTAATCTCCGCCGTTCATTGCTCGAACATCACCAACAACAGAAACAGCAATCCATCAATCACCACCGTTCGTGCCCAACCACCCCGATAAAGCTCAGCCCACCACCTTCCGGGTTCCACTTCCGCCATCCACCTCTGGAGCCCCGTTCCCGCTCCACCCCACGCAGTAGACCCGACCGATCCATTTTTGCCCCACCCGACAATGTTGGTTCGGGTAGTTGCTTTCCAAGTCCTTTGGTACTCATTAGGCGAAAGGGTGATAAGAAAAGAAGTCGGAGGCCCAAACCCGAGACCGACTTTGAGCCCGATTACACTTCTGACCTTGAAACCCTGTCCAGGTGGTCCGGGTCGACCCGGAAGTCCGTGTCTCTGTTCCGTGACTCACCCTCATCATCCTTCTCTTCCCACCGGTCTTCGCCCCGGCCCGTTAGCGATGATGAGTGGGCCTGGCTTGGGCTTTTCTAG